A genomic window from Camelina sativa cultivar DH55 chromosome 2, Cs, whole genome shotgun sequence includes:
- the LOC104719462 gene encoding uncharacterized protein LOC104719462 has protein sequence MKLQNLNHIYYTEHTLNKKKRTRGKGFFLGHIPSFPFFFPSPFFCVGIKTPYYLIIMGNCLVGRNNENVGEQEQKYEEVMKKDYKRKDRKVKIVLTRAELEKLILFQLNADGANKGGDASLASFGDFLKELEEERLAGEAAAAEEEKSRQRLCRRWKPSLKSVIEWPEEV, from the coding sequence ATGAAACTTCAAAATCTAAATCATATATACTACACAGAACacacactaaacaaaaaaaaaagaacaagaggaAAGGGTTTTTTTCTTGGGCATATCCCaagtttcccttttttctttccttctccttttttttgtgtgggtatCAAAACTCCATATTATTTGATCATAATGGGAAACTGTTTAGTTGGaagaaacaatgaaaatgttggtgaacaagaacaaaaatatgaagaagtgatgaagaaagattacaaaagaaaagatcgGAAGGTGAAGATTGTTCTAACAAGAGCTGAGTTAGAAAAACTCATACTTTTCCAACTTAACGCAGACGGTGCAAACAAAGGAGGAGATGCTTCGTTGGCTTCTTTTGGAGATTTTCTTAAAGAACTTGAGGAAGAAAGATTGGCAGGAGAGGCTGCTGcggcagaagaagagaagtctCGCCAGAGATTATGTCGGAGGTGGAAACCATCGTTGAAGAGTGTCATTGAATGGCCTGAAGAAGTATAG